A window of Enterobacter ludwigii genomic DNA:
GTATGTGATCAGCGAAAACGAGATCGGCTTCCTGGTGCTGCACATCGGCGTCGGGCTGGAGCGTCACTACAACATTGGCTACCAGCGCCAGCCGCGGGTGCTGCTGGTGTGCGACGCCGGGAATGCGATGGTGCGTATGATTGAGGCGGTGCTTCAGCGCAAATACCCGCAGATTGAGGTGACGCGCACGCTCACCCTGCGCGAGTACGAGCTGGCGGAAATGATTAGCGAAGACTTTGTGATCGCCACCGCCCGCGTCAGTGAAAAGTCGAAACCGGTGGTGATGATCGCCCCATTCCCGACCGATTATCAGTTAGAACAGATCGGCAAGCTGGTGCTGGTGGACCGCACCCGCCCGTGGATGCTGGATAAATACTTCGATGCAGCCCATTTCCGCATTATCGACACGCCCGTTGATCAGCAAACGCTGTTCCGTGAACTGTGCGCGCAGCTTGAAAGCGAGGGGTTTGTTGGCGCGGAGTTCCTGGATTCGGTCGTCGAGCGTGAAGCCATCGTCAGCACCATGCTCGGCGATGGCATTGCGCTGCCGCACTCACTCGGCCTGCTGGCGCAAAAAACGGTGGTCTATACCGTGCTGGCTCCGCACGGCATCCCGTGGGGCGACGAAACCGCACACGTCATCTTCCTGCTCGCCATCAGCAAAAGCGAGTACGAAGAGGCGATGGCGATATACGATATCTTCGTCACCTTCCTGCGTGAACGGGCGATGTCGCGGCTCTGTAGCTGCGGAGATTTTGCCGAGTTTAAGGCAGTGGCGATGGAGAGTTTGAGCCGGTTTTGAGAGGCGTTATCCAGAATTCGATGTAATGCGAATGTAATGCTAAACTGCATTACGCATTCGATTTTACTGGAGGCATAATGGCCACGCTGAACGTCCGTCTGGATGACAAACTCAAAAACGAGGCTTATGCCGTGCTGGAAAAACTCAATATCACCCCAACGGAAGCCGTGCGATTACTGTTTCAGTACGTCGCGGAGACGGGACGTATGCCGGTGAAAACGGTCACCATTAGCGACAATGAAGAAGAACTGATACAGGCAGTCCGGGAGCGGCTGGCTAATCCGCAAAAGGGAATTAAGGTTAGTCTGGATGACTTATGAACTGGCATTTGATCCGAGGGCGTTAAAGGAATGGAGCAAGCTGGGGGAGACTGTAAAAGACCAGTTTAAGAAGAAACTAGCGGACGTATTGGTGAACCCAAGGGTCGAATCGGCCCGCCTGCATGGTCTACCGGATTGCTACAAAATAAAACTCAGATCCCAGGGTTATCGTTTGGTCTATCAGGTTCAGGAAAACGTTGTAACGGTATTTGTTATCGCTATCGGTAAGAGAGAGAAAGCAGCCGTTTATCATGATGCAAACAAACGGCTCTAACGATCACCGCAGATGATGCACAACCTGATTGCTGCTGCCGCGCCAGATCAGCGCCGGGTCTTTTAAATCCTGCACGAATTTGCCGTCGACCAGCACGTTAATCAGATCCACCACTTCCATTTGCTGCGCGTTCAGCTCATCCAGCTTGTAGCCTGTCCAGACCCAGATATCTTTTCCCGTACATTCGCGGCGAATGCGTTTAACCAGCTTCAGGATTTCCGGCACGTTTTGCGGGTGGAGCGGGTCACCACCGGAGAGTGAAATCCCCTGGCGGTTGATGCGCGTGTCGTTGAGATCGTTAATGATCCGGTCTTCCATCTCGGTGGTGAACAGCATACCGGAATTGAGGCGCCAGGTGCTTTTGTTGTAGCAGCCGGGGCATTCGTGGACGCAGCCTGAGACGAACAGGGTGCAGCGGGTGCCGGGACCGTTGACGATGTCGACGGGATAATATTGATGATAATTCATAGCGTTAACCTGATGCCCTCACCCCGGCCCTCTCCCACAGGGAGAGGGAGAAAACCGGCGTCAGGCTTGCAATGTGCTCGATCGGTTCCCTCTCCCTTGAGGGAGAGGGGTAGGGTGAGGGGGAAAACCCGGCGAAGAACTTACCCGATCTGCCCATTCCCCAAATGCTTCACGCGGCGCTTCACCTCTTCCTGCTTGCCGGCGTTGAACGGACGCGCATCCGGGCTGCCGAGATAGCCGCACACGCGGCGGGTCACAGAGACGCGAGCCGCATCGTGGTTGCCGCATTTCGGGCAGGTGAAGCCTTTGCTGGTGCACTCAAACTCACCGGTAAATCCGCACTCGTAACACTCGTCGATTGGCGTGTTGGTCCCGTAATACGGCACGTGCCGATAGCTGTAATCCCACACGTCTTCCAGCGCTTTCAGGTTATGCTGAATGTTTGGGTACTCGCCATAGCAGATAAAGCCGCCGCTGGCGATCGGCGGGTACGCCGCTTCAAAGTCGATCTTGTCGTACGGGTTCACCTTCTTCTCCACGTCGAGGTGGAAGCTGTTGGTGTAGTAACCTTTGTCGGTAACCCCTTCCACAATCCCGAACTCGGCGGTGTCCAGACGGCAGAAACGGTCGCAGAGGTTTTCGCTCGGCGTACTGTACAGGCTGAAGCCGTAGCCGGTTTCCTCTTTCCACTGATCAACGGCGTCGCGCAGGCGCTGAACGATGGCGATGCCTTTCTCACGCAGGGCTTCGCTGTCATACATATGCGTGCCGCCAGCCAATGCGTTGATGGTCTCGTGAATGCCGATATAGCCCAGCGAAATCGACGCACGACCATTTTTGAAGATCTCAGACACGTCATCGTCCGCTTTCAGACGCACGCCACAGGCCCCTTCCATGTAGAGGATTGGCGCCACGCGGGCTTTGACCCCTTCCAGACGCGCAATGCGGGTCATCAACGCTTTGCGCGCCAGCTGCAGGCGCTCGTCCAGCAATTTCCAGAACTCAGCCTCATTGCCTTTGGCTTCCAGCGCGATGCGCGGCAGGTTCAGGCTGATGACGCCGAGATTGTTGCGCCCGTCGTGGATCTGCTCGCCGTTTTCATCTTCGTAGACGCCGAGGAAGCTGCGGCAGCCCATTGGCGTTTTAAACGAACCGGTGACTTTAACGACCTGATCGTAGTTCAGGATGTCCGGATACATACGTTTGCTCGCGCACTCCAGCGCCAGCTGTTTGATGTCGTAGTTCGGATCGCCAAACTTATGGTTGAGACCGTCGCGGATGGCGAACACCAGTTTCGGGAAAACGGCGGTTTTGCGGTTTTTGCCGAGGCCGGAAATACGGTTGCGCAGGATCGACTGCTGAATCAGGCGCGATTCCCAGCTGGTGCCCAGGCCAAAACCGAACGTGACAAACGGCGTCTGGCCGTTGGCGGTGTGCAGCGTGTTCACCTCATATTCCAGCGACTGGAAGGCGTCGTAGCACTCTTTCTCGGTGCGGGAATGGGCGTAGCCGTCCGCGTCCGGGATCTGCCACTCTTCGGCCGTTTTACGATGCTTGTTGAAGCTTGCCGTCACGAACGGAGCCAGCACTTCATCAATGCGGTTAATGGTGGTGCCGCCGTAAATGTGGCTGGCGACCTGGGCGATAATCTGCGCCGTGACCGCCGTGGCCGTGGAGATTGATTTTGGCGGTTCAATCTCGGCGTTACCCATTTTAAAACCGTGGGTCAGCATGCCTTTCAGGTCGATCAGCATGCAGTTGAACATCGGGAAGAATGGCGAGTAGTCGAGATCGTGATAGTGGATCTCACCGCGCTCGTGCGCCGACACCACATCGCGCGGCAGCAGGTGCTGGCGGGCATAGTGTTTAGCGACGATACCGGCCAGCAGGTCGCGCTGGGTCGGGATCACTTTACTGTCTTTGTTGGCGTTTTCATTCAGTAGGGCGGAGTTGGTCTGCTCTACCAGGCCACGGATCTCCTGGTTTAGACGGCCGCGCTTCTCACGCTCAACGTCACGATCGTGACGGTATTCAATGTAGGCACGGGCTAACTGCTTGTAAGGACCCGCCATCAGCTGGTTCTCAACCGCGGTCTGGATCTCGTTGATATCCACCTGGTTGCGTTCATTCATCTGGCTGCTAACGACTTCTGCGACGGTGGCGCAGTAATCTGCGTCATCGACTCCCGCTGCTTTAGCTGCACGCAGAATGGCTTCCTGGATGCGCTCTGATTTAAACGGCACTTTACAGCCATCACGTTTCATCACATGCGGTGTCATGATCACTCCATTTTAAAAACAGGTTATCCACAGAGGTGGAGAAGTATTCAGAGGCTGTATTGTCAGCCAGGTGAGTGACTTCCCTCGTTCCCGACATTTGTTATCCACAATTCCGGAGAGCTGAGTCGCCGTCTTGTGGTTGGAATAGTAGACGATAAATACAAGATGTTGGGTCGGCGTGCATTTTAAGTGCTACATATAGTGATTTGCATCAAACATGTTTGCGTTTTATTTGATTCAGAACAAAGTAAAAAGACGAGAGTACAAACGACGGGCGCTTCAGCGATTGTAAATACGGGCAGGAAAAATCTGATTAATTATTCAACAAAAACAGTAAAATAAGCCGGGCACGGTATTGTGCCCGGCGTCGCATTACGGTTGCAGCCACCAGACGGCTTCAAACGGACGTAGGCTGGTGGTTTGTGGCGCGGCATAGTTGCTCATTACTGGCTGCCATTCGCCACTGAGGGCGTCATTCTGCCATGTCTGGCTCTCGCCGCTGAGGTTCGCCACCACAATCAGCGTCTTTCCCTGCCACTGACGACGGTAGCACCACAGAGAAGGATGTTCTGGCAGGAGATCCTCATAATCCCCCCACGTCAGTACCGGCAGGGTTTTACGCAGGCTAATCAACGACTGATAGGTGTAAAACACCGAATCCGGGTCGTCCAGCGCGGCGCGGGCGTTTACCGTCTCGTAGTTGTCGCAAACGCCAATCCACGGCTCACCTTCGGTGAAGCCCGCATTGTGCGAAGCGTCCCACTGCATTGGCGTGCGGCCGTTATCGCGGGATTTACTCGCCAGAATCGCCAGTAATTCGTCCGGATCGCGCTCGCTGGCCCGCAGTTCGGCGAACATGTTCAGGCTTTCCACGTCACGGTAATCGGTGATGCGGCTGAAGTGCGGGTTGGTCATGCCAAGTTCTTCACCCTGATAGATATAGGGCGTACCTTGCATGCCGTGCAGCACCATGCCGAGCATCTTCGCGGCCTGAACGCGGTATTCCCCTTCGTCACCAAAGCGCGACACGATGCGCGGCTGGTCGTGGTTACACCAGAACAGCGCGTTCCAGGCTTTGTTGTGCATGCCCTGCTGCCAGTGGCGGAAGAGGGTTTTTAGCGCCACGAAGTCCGGTTTCGCCTTCGTCCACTTTTCGCCGCCGGGATAATCCACCTTCAGGTGGTGGAAGTTAAAGGTCATCGACAATTCACTGCCATCAAGAGAGGCGTACTGCTGGCAGTTTTCCAGCGAGGTCGAGGACATCTCGCCCACCGTCATCAGGTTGCGCGGCGTAAAGACGTCGCGGCTCATCTCCCGCAGATATTCGTGAATGCGCGGCCCGTCTGTGTAGAAACGGCGGCCATCACCCGTCTCGTCATTCGGGAAATCCTGATCTTTTGAGATCAGGTTAATCACGTCGAGACGTAAGCCGTCCACGCCGCGATCGGCCCAGAATTCGCACACCTTTTTCAGCTCGGCGCGCACTTCAGGGTTTTCCCAGTTGAGATCCGCCTGCTCCGGAGCAAAGAGGTGCAGGTAGTACTGTTCGCTCTCGGCGTGCCAGCGCCAGGCGTTGCCGCCAAACTTGGAGCGCCAGTTGTTGGGAAGCTGCTCCGGCGTGCCGTCGCGCCAGATATAAAACTGGCGGTACGGACTCTCTTTATTCAGTGATTCGCGGAACCAGGCATGCTGCGTTGATGTATGGTTAAACACCATATCCAGCACGATGCGAATGCCGCGCTCATGCGCCCTGGCGACCAGTTCATCAAAATCATCCAGAGTGCCGTAGGCGGGATCGATGGCGGTGTAATTCGCCACGTCGTAGCCGTTATCCACCTGCGGGGAGATATAAAACGGCGTCAGCCAGATGGCGTCGATACCGAGGGTTTTCAGGTAGTCCAGACGCTGCGTCACGCCGCGTAAATCACCGGTGCCGCTGCCAGTGGTGTCCTGGAAACTCTTTGGATAGATCTGATAGATGACGCCGTTCTGCCACCAGTGAGGAAGGGTATTCATAATGCGTTCCTGCAAATGCGAAGGGGCGCAACTGCGCCCCGAAAGATAAAGTTAAACAATCTGCAGCGAGCCCTGACGGAACTTACGCTGGTAAACCACGGTGGTGAGCGCCATTGGGACGATAATCGCGATGGCCATCGCCAGGGCAAACACCTGCCAGAAAGCGGGCTGGATGGAGAGAATGCCCGGCAGACCGCCAACACCGATACCGTTCGCCATTACGCCGTTCAGACCGCACACCAGCCCTGCCAGACCGGAACCGATCATCGCGCAGAGCATCGGGAAACGGTATTTCAGGTTGATACCGTACATCGCCGGCTCGGTCACGCCGAGGTAGGCGGAGATGGCAGCCGGAACGGAGATTTCACGCTCGTTATGTTTACGGCTGACCAGAATAATGCCGGTTACCGCAGACGCCTGTGCGATGTTAGACAGGGCGATAATCGGCCAGACCGGCGTACCGCCAAGGCTCTGAATCATCTGCATATCAATGGCCAGGGTGGTCTGGTGCACGCCGGTGATCACCAGCGGGGCGTACAGGAAGCCAAACAGCGCGGCACCAATCGGCGCGAAGCTGCCGGTCATCAGGTGACGAACCGCGAAGGCCACGCCGTCGCCGATCATGCGGCCAAACGGACCGATAAAGGCATGCGCCAGGAATACGGCAATAATCAGTGAGCAAACCGGAACCACCACCAGATAAAGGTAATCCGGGACGATGCGTTTTAAGCGAGTCTCAATGAAGCCCAGCGCCAGACCTGCCAGCAACGCCGGAATAACCTGCGCCTGATAGCCCACTTTAGCGATGGTAAACAGACCAAAGTTCCACACCTCCGGCACCTGCTGACCAAGTAAGTAAGCGTTCATTAACTGTGGAGAGACCAGCGTGACGCCCAGTACGATACCCAGAATTGGCGTGCCGCCCATTTTGCGCACGGCGGACCAGCAGATCCCGACCGGCAGGTAGAAGAAGATCGCTTCGCCAATCAGCCACAGGAAGTCGTAAACGGTTTTCAGCGCCGGGTACATCTGCGCCAGGGTTTTGCCGTCGCTCATCGGCACATCACCGATGACGTTACGGAAGCCTAAAATTAAGCCGCCGCTGATCAGCGCTGGCAGCAGTGGGAAGAAGATTTCCGCGAAGTGGGAAATCAGCTGCTCGTGCCACTTCATGTTCTGGCGCGCGGCTTTCTTTGCCTGCTCTTTATCGGCAGAAGAGTGCCCGGTAGTCGCCAGCAGCGCCTGATAGTAATCGCCCACTTCGGTACCTATAACGACCTGGAACTGACCGGCGTTGGTGAAGCAGCCTTTAACCATTGAGAGTTCTTCAATGGCTTTCGGGTTGGCTTTGGCCGGATCGTTCAGCACGAAACGCAGGCGGGTAATGCAATGGCTGACGGTTGCGATGTTTTCGCGCCCGCCGACCAGGACGATCAGCCGATCGATATCTGCTTGTTTGACTTTACTCATCATGAAACCTCATGACAGATGGTTAGGGGTGTAATGACCTGAGCGCAAGCCTACTCCTTCATCGTAACGGCGAAAATGGGAACGTTCCCGAAATCGGGCGAAGATCACAATAAACCGTTGAGCGGGGGTTAAGAGAGGTGGGCAGGAATAACGATCTGGCGCGGCTCAGTTCGCCCGTTGATCTGCTCGATCAGCTGTGTGGCGGCCTGTCTGCCGGACTCGGCGTAGCCCGGGTCGACTGTAATAATTTCCGGGTGCAAAAACTTCATCAGCGGCGTGCTGCCGACGCTCGCGACCTGCAGATCGTCGATGCGTTGTTCCTGCAAATATTTGCTCGCACCCAGCGCCAGGGTATCCGTGGCACACACCAGCGCGGTGGTCTGCGGTGTCAGGACGCTGGCGACCTGCTCGTAGCCCTGCTTCATCCCCAGCCCCGGCAGGGAGGCCACGGCAGAGAGGTTGTGCTTTTTGCAAAATGCCAGGTAGGCTTCGTGGCGACGCTTGCCAGTAGTGACGTCCGCGTGCGGCACGCCGAGGAAACTAATGTGGCGATGACCTTTATCGAATAGTCGCTGCATCAGGGTGATAATCGCGCCTTCGTCGTCATAACAAACGGAGGCAAAACCGTTGGCATCGCGCGCCAGCAGCACCAGCGAAGGCTGCCAGGGTTTCAGTATCTCTTCCTGAATGCCGGTAAAACCAAACAGCACCACGCCGTCAATGTTGCGTCGCTGAAGCATCCCCAGATGCTCTTCAACCAGTTGGGGAGAGAACTGGCTCTCCATCATGATCGGATCATAGCCTTGTTCATAGAAGGCGGGCAGCATGGTCTGAACGGCGAGATTTTCCGACAGCGAATCCAGACGCGAAACAATGATGGCCACCACCTTGTCACTCTGTCCCCGCATGGCACGCGCAGAGCGGGAAGGGGAAAAACCGTGCTGATTCATCACCGCCTCAACGCGCTCGCGAGTACGCTCGCTGACGCCACTTTCGTTGTTCAGCACGCGCGACACGGTGGATTTCCCCACGCCGCTTAAACGCGCGATGTCTTTAATCGTAAGGCGGTTCTGCATGCTGTATTCCCTGTAACAACAACAAAGTGGTTAATTGAGCCTAATGACTGAGCACAATTTCGCTATGGGCAAAGTCTGGTTTACGTTCGGTTTATTTGCAGGGGGGTATAATACCGCCCGAATCATCACAAAGGGTACGCTTAAATCCTTATACTGCGCGGCGACACCCTGTTTTTTACTTACCGGAGGCTTCATGGATCCCGATCCCACACCTCTCCTGAACGGGAGAAGACGTTCTTTCCGGTAAGCCAGCCTTTTGCTGTCTCACCGGCGTGAGGCAGCAACGTCATAAACGTTCCTGCTTAAAAAATTAAGTGCCTGCCAGGTACGGCCTTGCCACGCCTGAAGGAAATGCTGCGTCCGCGTTTGCGGATGTGGAGGAATGACTATGTTGAAAAATATTACCCGGCAACTACAGGCCCTGTTAAGCCGCCACCTGCCACATCGCCTGGTTCAGCGCGACCCGCTGCCCAATGCCAAAAACATGGCCGGCGCGGCGATCCCCGCTTCTCTGACCGAGCGCTGCCTGAATGTGGCAGCAATGGATGAAAACGAAGTCTGGCGCGCCTTCGGCGGACACCCGGAAGGGCTGAATGCGGCCGAAGTGGAAAAAATCCGCGCCGTGCATGGCGATAACCAGATCCCGGCGCAAAAACCGTCTCCGTGGTGGGTGCATCTGTGGCTCTGCTACCGCAACCCTTTCAACCTCCTGCTGACCGTGCTCGGCATCATCTCTTATGCCACGGAAGATCTGTTTGCCGCAGGCGTGATTGCCCTGATGGTGGGGATCTCCACGCTGCTGAATTTTATTCAGGAAGCCCGTTCCACCAAAGCGGCGGATGCCCTGAAGGCGATGGTCAGCAACACCGCGACAGTCTCGCGCGTGATTAACGATCTCGGCGAAAACGCCTGGGTGGAACTGCCCATCGACCAGCTGGTGCCGGGCGATCTGGTGAAGCTTGCCGCAGGGGATATGATCCCGGCGGATTTACGCATCATCCAGGCACGCGATCTGTTCGTCGCGCAGGCCTCCCTGACCGGGGAATCCCTGCCGGTAGAAAAGGTGGCGCGCAGCCGCGACCCACAGCAGATGAACCCGCTCGAGTGCGATACCCTATGCTTTATGGGCACCACGGTGGTGAGCGGCACCGCGCAGGCGATTGTCACCGCTACCGGGGGCAACACCTGGTTTGGTCAGCTTGCCGGGCGCGTCAGCGAGCAGGAGAGTGAACCCAATGCCTTCCAGAAAGGGATTGGTCGCGTCAGCATGCTGCTGATCCGCTTTATGATGGTGATGACGCCGATCGTACTGCTGATCAACGGCTATACCAAAGGCGACTGGTGGGAAGCGGCGCTGTTTGCGCTCTCCGTGGCCGTCGGCTTAACGCCGGAAATGCTGCCGATGATTGTGACCTCTACGCTGGCGCGTGGGGCGGTGAAGCTCTCTAAACAGAAAGTGATCGTTAAACACCTCGACGCCATTCAAAACTTTGGCGCGATGGACATTCTCTGCACCGATAAAACCGGCACCCTGACGCAGGACAAAATCGTGCTGGAGAACCACACCGATATCTCCGGCAAAACCAGCGAGCGTGTCCTGCACAGCGCGTGGCTGAACAGCCACTATCAGACCGGGCTGAAAAACCTGCTCGACGTCGCGGTGCTGGAAGGGGTGGATGAAGAGTCTGCCCGCACGCTCTCCGGCCGCTGGCAGAAGGTGGATGAGATCCCGTTCGACTTCGAGCGCCGCCGTATGTCGGTGGTGGTGAGCGAGCAGGCGGATGTCCATCAGCTGATCTGCAAAGGTGCGCTGCAGGAGATCCTGAATGTGTCAACGCAGGTGCGCTATAACGGTGATATCGTGCCGCTGGACGACACCATGCTGCGCCGCATCAAGCGCGTCACCGACAACCTGAACCGCCAGGGGCTGCGCGTGGTGGCGGTGGCGAGCAAGTTCCTGCCAGCCCGCGAGGGGGATTATCAGCGTATTGACGAATCCGATCTGATCCTCGAGGGCTACATCGCCTTCCTCGATCCGCCGAAAGAGACCACCGCACCGGCGCTGAAAGCGCTGAAGGCGAGCGGGATTACCGTGAAAATCCTCACCGGGGACAGCGAACTGGTGGCGGCGAAAGTGTGCCACGAAGTGGGGCTGGACGCGGGTGATGTGGTGGTGGGGAGCGATATTGAGCATCTCTCCGACGACGAACTGGCAAAACTGGCGCAGCACACCACGCTGTTTGCCCGCCTGACGCCGATGCACAAAGAACGTATTGTCACCCTGCTGCGTCGTGAAGGTCACGTGGTAGGCTTTATGGGCGATGGCATCAACGATGCACCCGCCCTGCGAGCAGCGGATATTGGCATCTCCGTGGATGGTGCGGTGGATATTGCCCGTGAAGCGGCCGACATCATTCTGCTGGAAAAGAGCCTGATGGTGCTGGAGGAAGGGGTTATCGAAGGGCGTCGTACTTTTGCGAATATGCTCAAGTACATCAAAATGACCGCCAGCTCCAACTTCGGAAACGTCTTCAGCGTGCTGGTGGCGAGTGCATTTTTGCCGTTCCTGCCAATGTTGCCGCTGCATCTGCTGATCCAAAACCTGATGTACGATGTGTCTCAGGTGGCGATCCCGTTTGATAACGTGGACGACGAGCAGATCCAGAAGCCACAGCGCTGGAACCCGGCCGATCTGGGGCGCTTTATGCTGTTCTTTGGCCCGATCAGCTCCATCTTTGACATCCTGACCTTCTGCCTGATGTGGTTTGTGTTCCATGCCAACACGCCGGAACACCAGACGCTGTTCCAGTCTGGCTGGTTTGTGGTGGGCCTGCTGTCGCAGACGCTGATTGTGCATATGATCCGCACCCGCCGCATTCCGTTCATCCAGAGCCGTGCCGCGTGGCCGCTGATTGTGATGACGGGGATTGTGATGGCGCTTGGGATCGCGCTGCCGTTCTCGCCGCTGGCGAGCTACCTGCAGCTGCAGGCGCTGCCGCTGAGCTACTTCCCATGGCTGGTGGCGATCCTTGCGGGTTACATGGTACTGACGCAGATGGTGAAAGGATTCTACAGCCGTCGGTATGGATGGCAGTAACGGCAAGCCCGGTGGCGCTGCGCTTACCGGGCCTACGATCCGAACGTAGGCCGGGTAAGGCGAAGCCGCCACCCGGCAGCTGGCTTTCCTCTCAAATTCAACAACCTGTGATCTCCGTCGGCGCATTCGCTTGACGACAAATTGAGCGCATGTTAACAGAATGTTTTGCCTTTATTTGGCCCGTCAGATAAGGAACATTCATGTTACGGTACAGTCTCTTAACCGCCGGGCTGATGCTCGGCTTCTCTGCGTTTGCCGCCCCGGCAGGCGATCTCCCCCTGATGCCCTGGCCTGCAAAGGTCGAACGCCCGACAACCCAGGGCACGCTGGTGCTCAGCAACAACGTTTCCATTAGCGTCAGCGGGGACGATCTCGGTGACGCCGTCAACCGCCTTCGCCAGCGCATCGCTCTGCAAACGGGCTGGACGCTCCAGCCGCAGGCTGAAAAGCCGGAAAAACCGACCATCCGCATTGCCATCTCCAGAAAGGTCAAGCCCCAGCCGCTGCCGGATAGCGATGAAAGCTATAAGCTCACGGTGGATGCCAGCGGCGTCGATATCTCCGCCAGTACCCGTTTCGGCGCATTGCGCGCCATGGAAACCCTGCTCCAGCTGATGCAGAACGGCGCGGAAAACACCTCGCTGCCGTGGGTTGCCA
This region includes:
- the treB gene encoding PTS trehalose transporter subunit IIBC, translated to MSKVKQADIDRLIVLVGGRENIATVSHCITRLRFVLNDPAKANPKAIEELSMVKGCFTNAGQFQVVIGTEVGDYYQALLATTGHSSADKEQAKKAARQNMKWHEQLISHFAEIFFPLLPALISGGLILGFRNVIGDVPMSDGKTLAQMYPALKTVYDFLWLIGEAIFFYLPVGICWSAVRKMGGTPILGIVLGVTLVSPQLMNAYLLGQQVPEVWNFGLFTIAKVGYQAQVIPALLAGLALGFIETRLKRIVPDYLYLVVVPVCSLIIAVFLAHAFIGPFGRMIGDGVAFAVRHLMTGSFAPIGAALFGFLYAPLVITGVHQTTLAIDMQMIQSLGGTPVWPIIALSNIAQASAVTGIILVSRKHNEREISVPAAISAYLGVTEPAMYGINLKYRFPMLCAMIGSGLAGLVCGLNGVMANGIGVGGLPGILSIQPAFWQVFALAMAIAIIVPMALTTVVYQRKFRQGSLQIV
- the nrdD gene encoding anaerobic ribonucleoside-triphosphate reductase, which produces MTPHVMKRDGCKVPFKSERIQEAILRAAKAAGVDDADYCATVAEVVSSQMNERNQVDINEIQTAVENQLMAGPYKQLARAYIEYRHDRDVEREKRGRLNQEIRGLVEQTNSALLNENANKDSKVIPTQRDLLAGIVAKHYARQHLLPRDVVSAHERGEIHYHDLDYSPFFPMFNCMLIDLKGMLTHGFKMGNAEIEPPKSISTATAVTAQIIAQVASHIYGGTTINRIDEVLAPFVTASFNKHRKTAEEWQIPDADGYAHSRTEKECYDAFQSLEYEVNTLHTANGQTPFVTFGFGLGTSWESRLIQQSILRNRISGLGKNRKTAVFPKLVFAIRDGLNHKFGDPNYDIKQLALECASKRMYPDILNYDQVVKVTGSFKTPMGCRSFLGVYEDENGEQIHDGRNNLGVISLNLPRIALEAKGNEAEFWKLLDERLQLARKALMTRIARLEGVKARVAPILYMEGACGVRLKADDDVSEIFKNGRASISLGYIGIHETINALAGGTHMYDSEALREKGIAIVQRLRDAVDQWKEETGYGFSLYSTPSENLCDRFCRLDTAEFGIVEGVTDKGYYTNSFHLDVEKKVNPYDKIDFEAAYPPIASGGFICYGEYPNIQHNLKALEDVWDYSYRHVPYYGTNTPIDECYECGFTGEFECTSKGFTCPKCGNHDAARVSVTRRVCGYLGSPDARPFNAGKQEEVKRRVKHLGNGQIG
- the treR gene encoding trehalose operon repressor TreR, giving the protein MQNRLTIKDIARLSGVGKSTVSRVLNNESGVSERTRERVEAVMNQHGFSPSRSARAMRGQSDKVVAIIVSRLDSLSENLAVQTMLPAFYEQGYDPIMMESQFSPQLVEEHLGMLQRRNIDGVVLFGFTGIQEEILKPWQPSLVLLARDANGFASVCYDDEGAIITLMQRLFDKGHRHISFLGVPHADVTTGKRRHEAYLAFCKKHNLSAVASLPGLGMKQGYEQVASVLTPQTTALVCATDTLALGASKYLQEQRIDDLQVASVGSTPLMKFLHPEIITVDPGYAESGRQAATQLIEQINGRTEPRQIVIPAHLS
- the nrdG gene encoding anaerobic ribonucleoside-triphosphate reductase-activating protein — encoded protein: MNYHQYYPVDIVNGPGTRCTLFVSGCVHECPGCYNKSTWRLNSGMLFTTEMEDRIINDLNDTRINRQGISLSGGDPLHPQNVPEILKLVKRIRRECTGKDIWVWTGYKLDELNAQQMEVVDLINVLVDGKFVQDLKDPALIWRGSSNQVVHHLR
- the treC gene encoding alpha,alpha-phosphotrehalase → MNTLPHWWQNGVIYQIYPKSFQDTTGSGTGDLRGVTQRLDYLKTLGIDAIWLTPFYISPQVDNGYDVANYTAIDPAYGTLDDFDELVARAHERGIRIVLDMVFNHTSTQHAWFRESLNKESPYRQFYIWRDGTPEQLPNNWRSKFGGNAWRWHAESEQYYLHLFAPEQADLNWENPEVRAELKKVCEFWADRGVDGLRLDVINLISKDQDFPNDETGDGRRFYTDGPRIHEYLREMSRDVFTPRNLMTVGEMSSTSLENCQQYASLDGSELSMTFNFHHLKVDYPGGEKWTKAKPDFVALKTLFRHWQQGMHNKAWNALFWCNHDQPRIVSRFGDEGEYRVQAAKMLGMVLHGMQGTPYIYQGEELGMTNPHFSRITDYRDVESLNMFAELRASERDPDELLAILASKSRDNGRTPMQWDASHNAGFTEGEPWIGVCDNYETVNARAALDDPDSVFYTYQSLISLRKTLPVLTWGDYEDLLPEHPSLWCYRRQWQGKTLIVVANLSGESQTWQNDALSGEWQPVMSNYAAPQTTSLRPFEAVWWLQP
- a CDS encoding type II toxin-antitoxin system RelE/ParE family toxin, which codes for MTYELAFDPRALKEWSKLGETVKDQFKKKLADVLVNPRVESARLHGLPDCYKIKLRSQGYRLVYQVQENVVTVFVIAIGKREKAAVYHDANKRL
- a CDS encoding type II toxin-antitoxin system RelB/DinJ family antitoxin translates to MATLNVRLDDKLKNEAYAVLEKLNITPTEAVRLLFQYVAETGRMPVKTVTISDNEEELIQAVRERLANPQKGIKVSLDDL